A genome region from Natronobeatus ordinarius includes the following:
- a CDS encoding Mut7-C RNAse domain-containing protein — protein MHVLIDVMCGGIVAYLRMCGHDAVYAADRDLEDDDELLAVATAEGRTILTRDVQLATRAEESILLESRDVEDQLEALAAAGVDLTPSDEPERCGACNGPLEAVDRTEPTPGYAPDPVDGPIWRCRDCGQHFWQGSHWDRVCETLSRVRDRTTV, from the coding sequence ATGCACGTTTTGATCGACGTCATGTGCGGCGGGATCGTCGCCTACTTGCGGATGTGCGGCCACGACGCCGTCTACGCGGCCGACCGCGACCTCGAGGACGACGACGAACTGCTCGCGGTCGCCACGGCCGAAGGCCGAACGATCCTCACGCGGGACGTCCAGCTCGCGACGCGCGCCGAGGAGTCGATCCTGCTCGAGTCCCGGGACGTCGAGGACCAGCTCGAAGCACTCGCGGCCGCGGGCGTCGACCTCACGCCGAGCGACGAGCCCGAACGCTGTGGCGCGTGCAACGGACCGCTCGAGGCCGTCGACCGGACGGAACCGACGCCCGGGTACGCTCCCGATCCCGTAGACGGGCCGATCTGGCGGTGTCGAGACTGCGGTCAGCACTTCTGGCAGGGGAGTCACTGGGATCGAGTGTGTGAGACGCTCTCGAGGGTTCGCGATCGGACGACGGTGTGA
- a CDS encoding helix-hairpin-helix domain-containing protein — protein MTTNAELAGRFEEFADLLEADDVEYKPRAYRRAAEAIAAYPVPVADHVAADDEDAIQEIEGVGDAIAAKIVEYVETGAIEELEELRAELPVEMADLTRVEGVGPKTVGKLYRELGIETLDDLEAAAEAGEIQSVKGFGPKTEQNILDNLEFARQVGQRQLLGEARPLADDVLAYLESLEAVERCAVAGSIRRWRATIGDVDVLAATEEPEEVVEALLEWDSVDGEIESGPAKASVRVGEIRVDLRVVVPEEFGSALQYFTGSKDHNVSLRNYAIDRGMKLNEYGAFDVSEVEDHEAGEGTDGSRTSSGRRSDGRQRVGERVAGETEAGMYEALGLSWIPPELRENRGEIDAAAAGELPDLVSRKDVRGDLHTHTEWSDGNNTIEEMVAAAEERGYEYYAVADHAEGPGVVGGMGLSETEIVEQVEAIREVDAATEIEVFAGIEANIDAEGEIGLSEAVIDALDLIVASPHSALDQDAETATERLCRAAEHPAVDILGHPSGRLLNQREGLAFDARALARAAAEHDTALEVNANPRRLDLWGSAVQAAIEEGATIAINTDAHRPATLEYMRWGVHTARRGWAEPAAVVNTWSLEELRAFLH, from the coding sequence CCACGTCGCGGCGGACGACGAGGACGCCATCCAGGAGATAGAGGGCGTCGGCGACGCCATCGCCGCGAAGATCGTCGAGTACGTCGAGACGGGCGCGATCGAGGAACTCGAGGAACTTCGCGCCGAGTTGCCCGTCGAGATGGCCGACCTCACCCGCGTCGAGGGCGTCGGCCCGAAGACGGTCGGGAAACTGTACCGCGAACTCGGGATCGAGACGCTCGACGACCTCGAGGCGGCCGCCGAGGCGGGTGAGATCCAGTCGGTGAAGGGCTTCGGCCCGAAGACGGAGCAGAACATCCTCGATAATCTCGAGTTCGCCCGCCAGGTCGGTCAACGGCAGTTGCTCGGCGAGGCCCGACCACTCGCCGACGACGTCCTCGCCTACCTCGAGTCGCTCGAGGCGGTCGAACGCTGTGCGGTCGCGGGCTCGATCCGCCGGTGGCGGGCGACGATCGGCGACGTGGACGTGCTGGCGGCGACCGAGGAGCCCGAGGAAGTGGTCGAGGCGCTGCTCGAGTGGGACTCCGTCGACGGCGAGATCGAGTCGGGGCCGGCGAAAGCGAGCGTCCGGGTCGGCGAGATCCGGGTCGACCTCCGGGTCGTCGTTCCCGAGGAGTTCGGCTCGGCGCTGCAGTACTTCACGGGGAGCAAGGACCACAACGTCAGCCTGCGCAACTACGCGATCGACCGTGGGATGAAGCTCAACGAGTACGGGGCGTTCGACGTGAGTGAGGTCGAGGACCACGAGGCGGGTGAGGGAACCGACGGTTCGCGAACGTCGTCGGGCCGACGGTCCGACGGAAGGCAGCGCGTCGGCGAGCGCGTGGCGGGCGAGACCGAGGCGGGGATGTACGAGGCGCTCGGGCTGTCGTGGATCCCGCCGGAACTGCGCGAGAACCGCGGCGAGATCGATGCCGCGGCGGCGGGCGAGTTACCCGACCTGGTGAGCCGCAAGGACGTTCGTGGCGATCTCCACACCCACACCGAGTGGTCCGACGGCAACAACACGATCGAGGAAATGGTCGCCGCAGCCGAAGAACGCGGCTACGAGTACTACGCCGTCGCCGACCACGCCGAGGGCCCGGGCGTCGTCGGCGGGATGGGCCTCTCAGAGACCGAAATCGTAGAGCAGGTCGAGGCGATCCGCGAGGTGGACGCGGCGACAGAGATCGAGGTGTTCGCCGGCATCGAGGCCAATATCGACGCCGAGGGCGAGATCGGCCTCTCCGAGGCGGTGATCGACGCGCTCGATCTGATCGTCGCCTCGCCACACAGCGCGCTCGACCAGGACGCGGAGACGGCCACGGAACGGCTGTGTCGGGCCGCCGAGCATCCCGCCGTCGACATCCTGGGCCACCCCAGCGGCCGGCTGCTCAACCAGCGCGAGGGACTCGCGTTCGACGCTCGGGCGCTCGCCCGCGCCGCCGCCGAACACGACACTGCCCTCGAGGTCAACGCCAATCCCCGGCGGCTCGACCTCTGGGGAAGCGCCGTCCAGGCCGCCATCGAAGAGGGAGCGACGATCGCGATCAACACCGACGCCCACCGGCCCGCGACGCTCGAGTACATGCGGTGGGGCGTTCACACCGCCCGTCGGGGCTGGGCCGAACCGGCGGCCGTGGTCAACACCTGGTCGCTCGAGGAACTCCGGGCGTTCCTGCACTGA